In one Diprion similis isolate iyDipSimi1 chromosome 6, iyDipSimi1.1, whole genome shotgun sequence genomic region, the following are encoded:
- the LOC124407350 gene encoding ganglioside-induced differentiation-associated protein 1 codes for MVATTDDSSGTTASSPEAKVQLTLYYHRYSFYSQKVLLALYEKKLDFKLREVDITRGEQYGAWFLGLNPRGEVPVLQDGDKIIPESVRIIDYLEDHFTGDNVPSLVPLEASSKQKILELRKVLDQLPGNVLTVGSFHHKKYVDKPKLPFIGPVRWLLSRAEETSAETLRINAEKIPAAREVLLRKAAAQEKTHEIVQDNDKFNDALAQVETALEKVEEALKPGPWLGGEQFTVADVSLAVLLERMSGLGLDGRLWGTRTEIKNYYDRLQQRESFKAAVPRGWLPLLSLAQWQTPATVTAVCSAVIAGFFLFKKRH; via the exons ATGGTGGCAACGACTGATGATTCCTCCGGGACGACCGCCTCATCCCCGGAGGCGAAAGTTCAACTGACTCTCTACTATCATCGATACTCGTTCTACTCCCAAAAG GTTCTCCTGGCGTTGTACGAGAAAAAATTGGACTTCAAACTTCGCGAGGTTGACATAACTCGGGGGGAGCAATACGGAGCCTGGTTTCTGGGGTTGAATCCACGCGGGGAAGTCCCGGTACTCCAAGacggtgataaaataataccaGAGTCGGTTCGTATAATCGATTACCTCGAGGATCATTTCACCGGTGACAATGTGCCATCCCTTGTTCCGTTGGAAGCCTCGAGCAAACAAAAGATTCTCGAGTTGCGTAAGGTGCTCGATCAGCTTCCCGGAAATGTGTTGACCGTTGGCTCGtttcatcataaaaaatacGTCGACAAACCGAAGCTGCCGTTCATTGGACCCGTACGGTGGCTGTTGTCGCGTGCCGAAGAAACCAGCGCTGAAACTCTGCGCATAAAtgccgaaaaaattccagcaGCGCGCGAAGTTCTCCTGAGAAAAGCCGCCGCCCAGGAAAAAACCCACGAAATCGTTCAGGACAATGATAAATTCAACGACGCCTTGGCCCAGGTTGAAACGGCGCTCGAAAAAGTAGAGGAAGCCTTGAAACCAGGCCCGTGGCTTGGCGGCGAACAGTTTACCGTTGCTGATGTCTCCCTGGCTGTTTTGTTAGAGAGGATGTCGGGTCTGGGTTTGGACGGGAGACTTTGGGGCACTAGGACagagatcaaaaattattacgacAGACTGCAGCAAAGGGAAAGCTTCAAGGCAGCCGTTCCAAGAGGCTGGTTACCCCTGCTCTCTCTGGCTCAATGGCAAACACCAGCCACTGTAACGGCCGTCTGTTCAGCCGTCATTgccggattttttttgttcaagaaGAGGCACTGA
- the LOC124407349 gene encoding acyl-coenzyme A diphosphatase FITM2: MATGKRRPLHPSTSGLGIPSSANLNFRPNVNTEDRGGTRPTSTPSSVGLVLVTMLIHICKKWLLFDTRLRVAFYCGALFLVSIVADFIPMPRTYFSRTDSFFNQFFVKWAWGWLLSVIIPWVTLTAYTLGCGRRVILAKHLGRAIFATVAWFTWTTTFRMIENHFGRCLNTRDPQLQSRFMCLQAGRFWSGLDISGHAFILVYSSLILAEEGSALIGWEGISDLVMREEHNRSAMAEATSRPLRTLSTTDLAFLKKTHQALTPYLRALFVAMTLQQMLWDLMLSTTILYFHSMVEKLLGGLAAILTWYITYHWWYKLPKMSLSAPSEGLFKYNDLKPTRDPAAARVRRGTLNGSGPRFMGMPLRTSQENTEFQNSTRQAEAEPVN; this comes from the coding sequence ATGGCAACAGGTAAGCGGCGCCCGCTGCACCCGTCGACGAGTGGTTTGGGTATCCCATCGTCGGCCAACCTGAACTTCCGTCCGAACGTGAACACGGAGGACCGAGGAGGCACGCGACCGACCTCGACGCCGTCGTCGGTGGGTCTCGTCCTGGTGACGATGCTGATACATATCTGTAAAAAGTGGCTTCTCTTTGACACACGACTCAGAGTAGCCTTTTACTGCGGAGCACTGTTTCTCGTCTCGATAGTAGCGGACTTCATCCCGATGCCTCGCACGTACTTTTCAAGAACAGACTCCTTCTTCAACCAGTTCTTTGTTAAGTGGGCCTGGGGTTGGCTTCTCTCAGTCATTATCCCGTGGGTGACGCTCACCGCATACACCCTCGGCTGTGGGCGAAGAGTGATTCTGGCCAAGCATTTGGGTCGTGCAATTTTTGCCACAGTAGCCTGGTTCACGTGGACAACAACGTTTCGGATGATCGAGAACCACTTCGGTCGATGCTTGAATACTCGCGACCCTCAGCTTCAATCCAGGTTCATGTGTTTACAAGCTGGGCGGTTCTGGAGTGGTCTCGACATTTCTGGGCATGCCTTCATTCTTGTCTATTCGAGCCTTATTCTCGCTGAGGAGGGATCTGCTCTCATTGGGTGGGAAGGAATATCGGATCTTGTCATGCGAGAGGAGCACAACAGGAGCGCAATGGCTGAGGCAACCTCTAGACCACTCAGAACTCTGTCGACTACCGATCTGGCGTTCTTGAAAAAAACACACCAGGCACTTACTCCGTACCTCAGGGCCCTCTTCGTAGCCATGACCCTCCAACAGATGCTCTGGGACCTCATGCTGTCTACTACTATACTGTACTTTCACAGCATGGTAGAGAAGCTGTTGGGTGGACTTGCTGCCATCCTCACTTGGTACATTACGTATCACTGGTGGTATAAACTGCCAAAAATGAGTCTCTCCGCACCTTCAGAAGGCCTCTTCAAGTACAATGATCTTAAACCCACTCGTGATCCAGCGGCGGCGCGTGTCAGACGTGGAACGTTAAATGGATCTGGTCCCAGATTCATGGGAATGCCTCTTAGGACTAGCCAGGAAAACACAGAGTTTCAGAATTCGACTAGGCAAGCAGAGGCTGAACCAGTTAACTGA